Sequence from the Diadema setosum chromosome 18, eeDiaSeto1, whole genome shotgun sequence genome:
TACATTTTGTTCTTATACCTGAAGCTATTGTTGTAATGttatcatttgtatttttttttttcaagagatgAGCATGTGTAAAGAAATGACACAGGCATATAATACCAGTGTACTCTTTTTATCCCGGAGTGAATAGATTCTACATTCCATTTGTAGTTAGAAACGCATGCCTGCTGTACAAGTGCAGGGATGCTACATACGCTGTACTGCTGCTAAATGATGTGCACTTGTATGCAAAAGGTCAGACTTGATGATATATGCCTTGAAGGCAGGCAAACCTTGTGTGTGACAGGCTTGGCAATGACCGAGTCACTCGCTATCCTGCAAGCATGACGGGATTCATTTGTTGAGTCAGAGGGGGAAATGTACAAAAAGTACTTGATGCGGATCATGTGCCCATTTTTGAGGGACTTTGGAATGTTCTCACGCCatgaatattttgtgtgtgctgATTACCTTTGCCAGCCTGCCTTTCAGTGTTGTCAAAACCGCTGGAATCCATTCAGTTAATGCTTTTTTTCATGGTGAGCTGTGACCTGTCACCTGTAGTGTGTGGGGGAATTTGGAATGTTTTCTCACGTCACaaatgttttattgtgtatGCCGATTATTTTGCTAGCGCGCCTTTTAGTATTGTCAACACTTCCGAATCCCAttcagtatgtgattgttcaTAGGGTATCCAGCACCACTCAAGTTTAAACTTTTGAAATAACAAGCttttcttaaaggggatggctagtaactgatcagtgggaatgctgggggatgattgttccaatccttgtgggattcatttaagagtacattatatatctactgttgtgtgaaaattatttgcttcagaatggtctcatattcaactAATGTGCACTTTAATGTTTCCacgttagcgtgcctggtcagtgacggggcattaatctgcacattacttgaatatgagaccgttctgaagcaaataattttcacacaacagtagatatataatgtactcttaaatgaatcccacaaggattggaacaatcatccctcagcattctcactgattcccactgatcggctactagccatcccctttaacaaaaGTCCAGGACAAGATTTCAGTCTCTTGGGAAATACATTAGTGCTCTATGTTCGTGTGCAAAGCAAACCCAAAGTATTAGTCAGTGCGTATGTATGATGTGAACAATTCTCAAGTTTCTTGATCTCTTCCGTTTTTCATCATCCCGTATCTTGAGTGCATCATGAGGCtaactgaaaaaagaaacaggTGCCTCTTGGATTCATATGATTTGTCATTGTAAGACAACATTGATGTAGCCtggatatttctttttctaaactGCCATTTTCCTAGATGATGTCATTTCTCACATTGAGTTATCCTGttgctttcttccttttttatttgaaattttgactaTTCATTAGATCCAATCCCCCATATTTTATTTTCCCGAACAATGTACCTCATACTTTATTCTTGGAAGATTAGTGGAATATGTGTCATAACATTTTCAAACAAGGATGAAAGAAAGCTTGTCTTATCTATTCTGTATCTGGAAAGAAAGGGGGAATAAGGTATTGACTAAATTGTATTGCGTTGCATAAAATTGATCTGTGGCGGATGGGTAACATCCTGGCTTGATTGGTAAAATGAAACCCACAGGGGGAAATCAAAACACAGTAATAATCAGCAGACCAGGAATTGGGTATTATGTAGGTATTATGTAATCACCAAATCATGTGGCTCTTAATGGGCTCGCTCATTGTTTGCACAGGGTGCGCGACTCACACTATTGTAGTGTTTCtttcactttgtttgaagtttgaatGAGTAATCGTTtctgtatgtaggcctacaagttTCCAGGAATTCATTTCAACATAATTGCATAAATCTAGTTAAATGACTACATAGCTAGTGATGAATTTCAGTGAATGATGAAATggttctctctccctcccccccccctttctctcttttcatctatccatttatctatctatctatctatctatctatctatctatctatctatctatctatctttattctttctcattctttccTTCTACACTTGTATATCCGATCAGTATACATATTCTGTGTACAGATTTGGAAGAAAATTCTTCACACACCTCTTTTGTGAGAATACATCCCTTATATGATAGTCCAATGCAACACTTGTATGTGatattttataattatgataaaatgatatatcaATAAGTTGTCATATCTTAGCTTGATTCGCAAGAGTCTTTTTTGTGTTTGACAGTGCACTTTTTGAAAACGAGAACCACTAATGTTATGATTCATTCCTTTTTCAGTACTGATAGGAATGCAGTGTCAAAGCCAGTTTTATAGTTTTGAGAACTTTGTTTTCTCATCAGATGACTGAAGACTGCCTGTATTTAAGAAGGATGTAATTAACTCATGGTtactgaaatgaaattacaattatattcattaATTGGTCTCTGATGCATCAATAGAAAACTTGGAATAATTTCTCTCAAACCCACTTGAAAGttttatatatacaaaatgttgttAAAATTTCCATGACTTTGGATGTCGGTGACCATTGTCCTATAAGAAGGCTCTAATAGCTGATATGCGATTGATCTGGTCTTAGATCCCAttatataattgaccatgaGGCCCATTTCCCTTCAGGGCTCAGAGGAATTCAGTGACTAATTGTGGACATTTGCCTCATTACAGTGTTCAGACGTTTATGGTCACATGTGGAACATGTTCgggtattcattcatttgactTTGCAATCTTGTTGGTGCTTTTTAGAGAGCATTTCAGGGGAAAATCACACTGCTTAACTTACTTGAAGGGCTTTCTCAGCAGGCATTTCAAGACTCACTGCTCATTTGGTAGCAATCTTTCCTATTTAAATATatgtgttgccatagtaactTAATTGTTTCCTGTTGGAACTTGTCTTCTGGTATTGGCAGTCTGCTCTCTCTGTGTTTGAATATGAGTCAGTCCCAAAGGATGGCCTTTGAAATGTGTGACAGGGAGGCCACTCTATCAAATTTGCCATTGATTTCTCTTTGGATATAGGCTGTAGCTTGTTttagattgggggggggggggagtggaccTACTTATCACGCCCACCAGCTTTGATAAAAATGGATGCTATTAGTATACATGAACAAATGTTACAGTCAGCTTGTGCTGTGCAAACTTTTTGTGAAAGTGCTAGCGTTGCAATAGTTTTGAAATGTAAACCTGTTGACTTGATGGCTTTGATATCATTCaccatttttgttttgcatagCATCTGTCTATATATTTACGGTATACAAAATCTAAAATTCTTCACAAATTTTTGAGTAACCCTTCTTTCAACTGTTTGCAGTATTGATGTTACGAAGTGGAAAAAATTAAACTTGCATGTATCAATTTAGGTGTTCCTGTGATTTGAGGGGTCCAAATTTTCACTTCAGAGTCACATTAGAGATTCCTTGTTGTACTGAAGTATTCTACCTTCCCTGGGGGGAAGGGgggtttcacaaagaatttaagtCATTCTTAAATGTTCAGAACAAATAAGAATTATGGTACGCTGCATTTGTATTCAATGTTAACTTCCCAATGAAAATTAGAATTGACTTTTTCCACATGGAGCCAAGTCAttaatacacaaaatgaaaacaaatgacatcaacatttttctgtaaattttgataaaGATGTGAAGAGTGTTATGAAAGGCTAATAAAACTAAGCAGGAAAACCAATGGCATACCATGATTTTTAAGTCGATCGTAACTTTTAAGATCGACTTCAATTCACTATGAAACATCCCCTGGCCCTTTGATTATATGAGTTGTGATTTCTCATAGGAACCACATCATCTTTTAAAGATTTTCTggttgtcttttttatttttttttctgtcccaaTCCCCATTCCCATCCATGTGACTAGCATTTTGGATTTTATTATCAGGCAATTGCATTCTTTCCCTTTGACTTGACACAGTTTAGCAAATAGCTTTACGTACATTCACACTGGAATAACAGAGGGGTATAATGCCATATTATTGCGTTGGCTCTGTTTTCTCATTGACAAAaagcaaaatatggtaaaaCGATATTGGGATTCACTTGCTACcattctcattcacaaaatgctcatggtacatgtatttctggtAAACATTGGGCATGTGCCTATCCATACCTCCAATGGGAAAAGACATGAACAGAGATGCCAACTGCTACTTTTTCGCAGTAttttacacctttttttttttggggggggggacaaaaatactgcaggtttcatggaaaagCTATTTTTCCacccaaaaatatgccttttctGCCTTCAGTATACCAATGCTGTTTATAATGTTGGCATCCCTGTACGAAGTGTGTGAAGTCACACAAGAAATGCACCACCATACAATCATACTCAAATCTctcatgcatattttgtgtgaaGTTTAATTACTACCCTTAATACCACGGTAGTTTGTGGTGtatttgcttttacattttgaaatacCACTGTATTTCACCGTCAAGTATGAATGCACGTCTTGTGTACCTGTGTGAGGTGTTCACAGGAATATTTTCCATTTGATTTACTTCACTGGGATTTTATGTAATATGattaataattatgtacagtgtacaactgGACAAGAATGCAGTCCTTTTTTAGGGATCCCAGCATTACCAAACAAGCATTCCACATTGAAACTGCACCCTAGAAGGTAGGGTAGGTTGATTTAGAATTGAGAATATCATGATCCTGAGGAGAGGCTTTCATTTGtagtcacattttttttaaattaagttATACTGGCATGAGAAACTACCCTGCAATGGCAAAATGGAACCTGGCTTTCTTTGCTCCTTATTGTTCGAAGTCTAGAATGTTCTTCCAGTCTGGCTGTGTGTAGGATGACAACATTGCACTGAAATTCAAATTGGTGCATATGTGTATAATGGCATAAAATGCAAAGAGCTCTCCAGTTAATGACGAGGGTAAATATAGGTGTCTAGATCTAAATCACAAAACCTTCAAGCTCATGTTCTTGTCAAGTCATGTTTGAATGACATTGTTTACTCAATGTTGCATATCTCTGCACCCTGCTGATTATGGACTGCCGTAGAAGTTGTCCCCTCCCAAGGCAGCTAATATATATGCTTGAGACGCCATTGTCAAAATGTCAATGCAGTTTGCCTTCACATTATGTATGTTCCCAGTAGTACATGATGGGGTTTGATATGTTAGTGGTTAAACTGTTCCGTTTTCTGTTGTCAGAAAGTTTGCAGCTTCCCCCAGGCTTGGGGGGTTTGGGGGTCAAGTGGTGTGCAAACTTGAAGCGTCACTTTGACCATGGTGTACCCACTCATTGATAAGTAACACTCGGTACCATTAAAAAGGGAGCAGAAGAATAGGTATGATAGAGGAGACCACACTTACTAGCATGATGTACAAAGATAAGGGAAGATTGTTAGCTAGAATATATTTACTGTATCTCCGTCATGGCCTTAGCCTTTAATAGCCATTGACTTCAAGCTTCATGCTTACCTCccttataaatatgtatatgattGCTTCCATAGACCTCAAAGGCCTCAGAAAATCAATTCAGACTCAAACCTAGTGGTGCGTATGCGAGTGACCGTGCAATATGAATTCATTAGACAGAAGTGAACATACATTGGCATGACATTATAGCCATTGCAAGGCTACAATGTAGTAGCAATGTCTTTTTAGAATTCAGAGgtactttttattctatgtTCTCCCATTCCCAGCCATTTCCTTGTCATTTCTAGTTGAAATTATATGTTGAAGCTTAGTGGCAAGTTCTTGAGTTGTCATGCGTTACCCATGAAaatgaagtaggcctatacatatagTATGGATGTACTTTGGAGTCATCTAATCCAGCTGCTTACAACATGTTTCTacgctgcttttttttttttttactatgacCACAATATATCTCTTTTCTGCTTGTGGTTTTGTTGTTGagtatatggggggggggggggcaggggggcaGTCATACAACATCTGTATATTGACTTGATTACAGCACCTTGGCCATTGTGTTATCTTTTACTGGTGGACCATTTGTGTGACCCATCAGGCATTATGCAAACCAAGGTTGAACTTTGAATGATAATGTGATGGCCTTTAATCTTGTATCTCTGCACTAAATGCACCACATCATAGCGGCTCAGGCTGTACCCTAAGTGATATAGCCAAGCCCTGTTTGTATGCGGACCTCGAGGGCTATATTCACAGGGATGtctataatacatgtaaaatcTCAATGGCACTCACAGTCACCTCCTTGAATGTGCAGTACTGGCTGTGGCTACTATCCTGTGCCAGCTGTTTCATCAATTCGGTCACGGTCGGGGATGAATGTATGCAAGATCACCAATATTTCAGGAGCATAATGCCTTTGTTCCTCTTGCTTGATATATTTAGTGTGCTAATTTTGCTGGGTAtataaaaaacagcaacaatgtgcagtatatacatgtagatctcTTTTGCAAGAACTGTCAGATACCacattagaaaaagaaaaaagctgcATATATGACATTTTGCTTTCTTTGAGTTCTGACATAGCAAATTGATAGGGCTTTGCTATCTCAGCATAATATGTTGCACTTTTTGTGGATAGCCACACTTTGTAGTGAAagtgttgtggggggggggtggggggaatcTGTGACTATTGAAAGTATGATATCATTAGACACTCTCGGTAGCATTCATTGAAATGAGATCTTTGATGAGGGGCTGAATAATGAAAGATTTGAAGGTCATGCTACTCTAGTATGTATCATGTGAGGATCGGTATCGTAAGCTACGCTCTGAAGCACTGCCTTTCCacaatgtaaatgaaaaaaaaaaaaaacccacaattaACAAATGTATACCAGCATGTGACAACATGCACCTGATAATGAGTGGATGTGGCCATTATTTGTTTCACAAGTGATTTCTTATTGTGTGAATATGACACCAAAAATGGCCTTTTGAAGGAAGACGTTTTGTTTCTGTACATTGCTCATCAAATTGATTTCTGAATGATTGATGGCACAAATTCCCATGAATACATCATTGGTAATGCAAACCAGTTTAGCCAGACAGAGCATAAACTGAAAATTTTTGCTGATGACCATGATGAGTTTGGCAGAAAGTACTTGAAATGACATCATTATTATGGGAAGATGAGCAATAGATAGCTACAATTGAACCTTTGATGGGCTTTGAACTCACTTCGAAAATGAATTCACCAAAAATTTGTCAAGATATTGAGTATGATTTGAAAACTCAATTCTtcattgtgtgcatgtgatatGGTGGAAAATAGATAACACAACATAATGTTTATGTGAATCAAcattttttacatgaaaagaaatgtaaaggtTATGTCAGCTTTAACTTCTTACCTAATACAAAATGTTAGTATTACAATTTAGATTAGTATTCTTTATTGTAGATTTTCTTTCTAAAGAAATACAGAAGTTGAGCACTGCCCATAGTTCATGCATGATTTTAAGAAATGTCAAAAGAGTTCGAAATTGTCAGAGTATACACAATACGTCAGCTTATCCTGTGTACTGCTGATATGGAATTAGGTCAGTATATCTCTTGTAAATCAGTTTGCTTCAGGCAAATCAAGAGCTTGCATCATGTTTGATTGAAAACGCTGATAAAAGTGTAATCTCTTCACCCCTTTGAAATTAATTGAATCTCAACCACTCTTCCATTCTgtttgtctccttttttttccccttcctgcAGGAATACTGTTGCAATCCTAGTTTCGAATGTTTGTGCGTTGAACTGGATCATGAATGGCTGATAAAGACGGAGCACGAACAGTTGGGTCATCCCGCAGCAGCTCAAGTAACTCCAGTGTTGGCGAGGACTCCACAGGGACCCCAGAAGCACCAGCTACCTCTCCTGGCCTAAGTCCTCCTCGTAAGCCAAACTCTGGTTTCCAGTGCCAACTGTGCACGTTTATTGCGTCGTCGCAAAGCGCCCTCGACGAACATATGAACATTCATACAGGGTCAAGGCCCTATCAGTGTTTAGAGTGCGGCTTCAGTTGTTCGTTACACAGCACACTTCAGCAGCATCTAGCGATTCACAGGATCGACATGACAAGCTCTGTACTGCTTGACCGTCATATGCCGGACATTAACAAAGTGCGTGATCTGCCCCCACCTCTCCTGCCAGAAGTCAGCCGCGGCTTGCCCGTGCATGTAGCTACCTCAGCCCCTATCCCAACCATGGATAGCCTCAATTCTCTCAGTGCCCTACCCCCATTCTCCGAACATGGACGGGTCTATCAGTGCAAGCTCTGCACTCACATTTCCCCTACCAAGACCCACTTAAATGAACACATGAATGTTCACTCAGGTAAAAAGCCCTATAAGTGCCTGGTCTGTGGCTTTAGTAGTGCCTTCCGTAGCAGCCTCATGCGCCACTTGATCGTGCACACGGGCACCAGTAAGCAGTTCAAGTGTGACCAGTGCCACTACCAGACGCCGTACAAATGCAACCTTCAAGCTCACCGCAGGAAACGCCATTCCACCCTTGATGCCAACCTGCCCCCGCTTTCAATGGCAGGTGACAGTTCACCCACCCTCCACTCAATCAATAATACCTCTGCACCTTCAGAAGATGGGCTTTACAAGGCCCCACGTTACAACAATGACAGCAAATCTCTCTCAGATACCTCAGGAAGCcaagaaaattgtcctcccacCCTAACCCAAGCACTGCACAACAGGGAAGGCAGTCCGTACGATGGCTCGGACGACGCCGGCCGAGAATCGGAGATGGGTAATGGCAAGATAGCACAACATTCAAGCGTATCACTACCTCAATCAGAAATGGCATCATCAGACACACTCAGCCCTCAAAAGGCCAGTCCAGGTTCCAGTACAGGTGGTCATCCCCACGAAGCACCAGCACATGATGCACTAGACTTCTCTGGAAGCGCTGTAGCTCACCTTTCTAACCCTGACGTCCATGACAGCGGAGATTCCAACCAAAGTGTTCCTTCTAGATCAGTCCCTGCCATTGCCAGCACGCTGGCAGTCTCCAGTAACTCTGTCAACAGTATCACCAATGCCACACCTATCTCACCTCAACAGGCCCTGCCTCCCAACGATAGATCCACCCACTGGGCCAACTTCCCAATCTTCAGGCGTAAAAAGGAAGGTGGGGCACGCAAGAGGAAGAGAACCCCGTTCCCAAAGCGCGAGCTGCTCCTCTCACCAGATCGCGACCATGGGACAGAGCTGTGGATCGACACACGATCTGACATTCCCCTGGTAGAAGGGCAGGGTGCAGCAGCCTATGCTGGCGGA
This genomic interval carries:
- the LOC140241846 gene encoding uncharacterized protein — encoded protein: MADKDGARTVGSSRSSSSNSSVGEDSTGTPEAPATSPGLSPPRKPNSGFQCQLCTFIASSQSALDEHMNIHTGSRPYQCLECGFSCSLHSTLQQHLAIHRIDMTSSVLLDRHMPDINKVRDLPPPLLPEVSRGLPVHVATSAPIPTMDSLNSLSALPPFSEHGRVYQCKLCTHISPTKTHLNEHMNVHSGKKPYKCLVCGFSSAFRSSLMRHLIVHTGTSKQFKCDQCHYQTPYKCNLQAHRRKRHSTLDANLPPLSMAGDSSPTLHSINNTSAPSEDGLYKAPRYNNDSKSLSDTSGSQENCPPTLTQALHNREGSPYDGSDDAGRESEMGNGKIAQHSSVSLPQSEMASSDTLSPQKASPGSSTGGHPHEAPAHDALDFSGSAVAHLSNPDVHDSGDSNQSVPSRSVPAIASTLAVSSNSVNSITNATPISPQQALPPNDRSTHWANFPIFRRKKEGGARKRKRTPFPKRELLLSPDRDHGTELWIDTRSDIPLVEGQGAAAYAGGIHPMGVKGEEMVSPFPHQAIVNGMDMTGSPRDMAMYKYAHGVVQNAQSPDDMTPDDSDDNPGHSRPYFEQASHESNQITDNGELPTAKQAEKGSRTNEEDGKADSQAQTEWIGGDPVGIPHQAVKCPHCETFFTDHVIFTLHMSCHGARHPFQCSICGYVCRDKIEFTCHVTRSQHIR